The nucleotide sequence AGCACAGGATGCATGAGAGAGACATACGCCGGACACTCTCTTGGACGCCACCCTCGTAAAGGTACTATCGGGCCTTCCTTTCCTTGGTTCACCGCTGCGCGCAACAAAGCAGCCACAGAAGAGGCTCtcaggaggaaaaaaaatacTGCCGGCATGCACACAAACAAAGTGCGCAATCAGTTCACTGCCGGGTTGCAAAAATGGTACGGTTTCTTACTCTATGGGACCCTTCGAACACCGACGACACATACTAGCGAGATCACTGCTGACAGAAATGGTTATTCTGTGCTACCACGTCATTCCAATCAGGAGAGGCGtcaccgacgcagcgcagcatcaCGACGCGCTCAGGAAACAAGGAAACACGCACAACTTCAGCCGCATTAGGATCAGCTGCGCTGTTGGCAGCAGCTTGCTTGGCACTGAGTGTGACGCGCTGCCCCGTAATGGCAGAGCTTTGCGTGCTCTCTGGCTGCAGAGCAGTCTCAGGTgtgagggaagaagagtAGGATACATCCATtgctgaagaagagagatgaaagatgtgtgggtgtgccaatacacgggggtggtggtggtggtggaaacAACGACACTGGTAAATGGctcgtttttttccttccACGGTCTCCAGTGCTTCACCACTTCCCTAGCAGCACGATGGTGGCTTACTACTTCAGAGGTGATGCACACTGTAGCATACACTCCTCTCCTAGAACAACACACCCAAAGCGCTGCAgtgagacagagagaaggagaaaggggggaaggaagaggtaCACGGAAGAACGGCGGCAAGGGCATCAGATGGGGACTCTTTTTGTGTTCAACGCGCCCGTTCTGCCACTCAGCATTAGCCAAGCCCTACTCCACCTGGTGCGTcgcaggcccatcgcgtggggCAATGGCGGCCCtgggcacacgcgcgccacagcactgcGCCGAGACAGCCATCGGAGGGCGACCTCTGCCTCAAGCGCCACCGACCCACGCCTCACaggccgcctcgcagcctccccccccatTATCCCCGCcgagccccctccccccaccaccggGGCGGCACAAGCGTGTTCGCTGCCGCGGGTTGCTCTGACGCAACACCGTCCAGGACCTGCCCGCCGACGCCCGCAGCGACACGCCGCATCGGCCCTCCCTGCGTCCCAGGCGCTTTGCCCTGCCTCCAGAggcggctcggcattggcaggggtgAGGGTGTTTGGCTTCCCCGCGGGGCGTGGGATGCGGGGGCCCTGCGATACCGCGCGCTGAGGTGCCTCCCGTCACCAGGGATCAGATGGAAACGAGGAAGGCAAACGCACTCGTCGTGCACCCCGCCCCCAAGAAAAGAGAGTGCTGGGTGGACGTGAAGTTTTCCACGAATGATGGGTGCGAGGGCCCATTTTTCACCCGCCGCTTGTGCTGTTTTCGCAATGCTCCAGCTCAGCGTCTTTTTTACTGCGTATGTCGATTGTCAGATGTCAGCCCAGACGAAGTGACCAAAATTTGGTCATCAGACAATCATACCCATGTGCACCATGAGCGAAAAATGCGACAGATGGAGTGCACAGCGCGGTTAAATATCCTCTTCACCGTCGTCGTAGTTGTCCCACTCCGTCTCCATACTGCAGAATGTGCAGCCAGCCGCGTCCGCCAAGCGGCAGCACGTGCATCCCTTGACCCCGTTGCAGTTCATCTCACCCGATTGGGTGAAGCAGATGCCGCTTTCCATTGTAGTGTGACACAGGTAGGGGTATCCGCGCTCCTGGCAGTAGGAGCAGGTGACCTTTAGTTCCTCTGCAGTGGCAacggaagaagaggcgatgCACGTGAGGCAGAgcatgaagaggaggagagggagcaatGCTCCTACCCCGCCTACATTCCTGCGGCACGATGAAATAAACGGCATCGGTTGCATAGCGGAATCACAACGATTAGGGACAGTATATCTCACGagcgaaacaaacaaaaaagatgCCACTGTAAATGGTGATGTCAGTGCTACAAAGATGAGACTGGTATGACCCGAATTCGCCCACAGGCAAAGAGTTCAACACGTACCCGTTATTTACTCCATCCAGTACTCCCCAAATCATCAGACAACAGCCATATGTAGGTGATTGTGTGaatggggtgggggtgggggtgagggtgTGTGAGTGTTTGAGCGCAGAAGAGATACACCACCAGccctcccctcacacacacacacacacaccaaagaaaaaagagccgCGAGGGGGATTAGCCGAGGGAATAGGGGCAAGACTTGACATCATTGACACAGATCAGACTACAGCACCTCCGCTTTGCTATCTTTTGCAGCACAGTGTCGCACTGAAATCGCTCAGCAACTCTCCCATTTATTCCTCACATATGTGCACACGCTTGAGAAAAGACGCCATCGCGCATCTGACACGCAAACCTCTTCGCTTTgaccccctttccctcctttaTTTTGTTCTTGTGTTGTACTCGAGATATACAGCGACAGCGAATGTTGTCACTGAAGTGCGCAGCCATACGCGCCAAGTCGTACTCACTTTCCTTCAATGTTTCGCCCCTTCTGTGCGTACTGCTTGCGCTTCCTCAGCTAGTGTAACTTACAATGGTGTTTTCGGGTGAATAGGCTCCGCAACCCCACGTGGGGCTGACGCAGAAAAGATTTGAAAACAAAGACAACATGCAGTCATTCACAAAGACACAGACAGGAACAGAAAATGGCCATCTACTGGATAGTCGATGGTTATCAACCGCCACTATGCTCTTACCTacagggggagaagggggggggcggagcaCAGAGGCGTCAGCAATGTCAAAAACAACACcgaacacgcacgcaggtaGAGATGGGAGAGGAGCCAGCGATACAGCACTTTCCATCAGTCTCGACCCCTGCTTGCCGTGGGCAattccttcctccctcatAACTTCAGTGAACAGGCTTCGGTGTTTTCCTCCCGTTTTCCCCCTCATGTGGGTACAAGCCTCCCTAATGCGCGTTTACGAGGGACGTGTTCACCTGTGTATGGGCGCGCAGACATCTATAAAAGAAAGCAATCATACAAGCAATACCCGAGGCACAAAGTCAATGGGAGTCAATGCTGGGAGGTgggaggcgggggagagggcagagagagagagagctgtaAAAGCAACCACACGGAGCTTGCTGCGGCAGAAACGCTCTTGCAACCTCTGCGGAAGGCAGGAGTGGTGTACTTCcatgcgcgcgctctctctctcgaaaCGGAGTCGTCGCCATTACTTACTTACACCATCACGACTTCACGGAGCAACCACCAAACATTCGTCCACTTGGTACGCTTGGTGCTCCAGCTGCGAAGCAGCCACCTGGACCGCTTTGGCTAGGCCACCCTCTGCTGACAAGAGCCTCTTGAGCGCTTTCGTACACTTGTCATTGAACCGCCGCACAGCTGCTTGTTGGAGCACAGCCAGTTCGTGCTGCACCACTGAATTTTCGCTGTGTCCaagtgacgctgcagcgccgccgatcTCCGCTTCTACATCATCACCGTAGAGAAGTTCTGCAAACGCTTCTTCATTGTGGTTAAAGACGGCCGCTCGCAGGATGTCGAGGTGCTCGTCACTAAGGCTCTCGGCGAGGTTCACGTTGTACTGGCATAGACTCGCGGTGCTATCGAACGTGTTGCCGTCCAAGAAGGACATGAAGGAGAAGATCGGGTAGTCGAAACCCCCCTCGCGAGAGCTGCTGACGGTGTCCATCAATGTCTTCTGCGGGTCCGGGTCCGATGTTGGGGTGCGGGGAGCAGTGactggtggcggcggcggcgcctttACAGACGAACGACTGTTGTGGTGGCGCTTCTCATGCTTTGGCGGCGCTTGCTGCTCAGATACACGGCGAGACCCGTTCGAAGAAGCCACCGATGGAAACGCTTCATGCGTGTGCTGACGGCTTATTGCCTGGGAAGCTGCGCCCACAGGCGGCGGGACAGCTGCATGAGTCTCTCCGCGCGTGTGGCGGCGCGAGCCAGTGGACGAggtgcggtgccgccgtgCGCTCTCAGCGTGTGAGGCTAAGTTGGAAGGCTCCCTACGTGCGCTGTGCCGAGCTGCACGCTTGCGTGCGACATCTACCCGCTGAAACTCGTGCTCACggtccttcagctcctccttcattTTCTGTATCCAGTGACGGGTGGAGTCGATGCGCTGCATAATCTGCTGCCCTCGTGGACTGGGAATCACCACTGGTGGGTCGTCCTCGTGGGATCGgcgagaggggtgaggggcgttggggtgggggtgcgaCCATCCATTAGTGGACTCCAGGCGCGTCGAGTTTACGCTAATTACCTCAATGTGGGAACCGGAGCGAGGGTGACCAGCCGTATGGCTGTTGGCTGTAGGACGAAGGTACGTGGAGCCGgtcggaggcggcggcaccgcatACAGGTCCTCTGATGATGGGCGAAAGAAGGGCGTGTGCCGAGAGCGGTGGCTTGCCTCACCCGCGGAGTCAGGAGTCGAGGTgcgatgatggcgatgaCGCTTCTCGGAATGGTGTTGGGACTCCGTCCGCGAGCTACGACTGCGGTGTGCACTGGCGTGCCGACGTGGGCTACGATCATCCttcactgcgctgctgcccccttTCGCTCGACTGTACCGGTGAGTGCGGTGCGGTGTTGCCTCACCCTTGGCAGTCACCCCCGCTTGACGGGGACTGCTGTGCCGCAGTGTGTCCTGCCGGTGTTTTGCCACAATTGTTGGTGCAGGGGCTGTCGAGCTTGTCGTGTctgagtggcggtggcgccggggACTGCCTTGggagctgcgtgcgtgcggctTGGTAGACGCATGGCGGAGCTCATATGAGGATGAGTGGTGGCGCTCGGGACGAATAGGCGAGCCTGTTGGTCTGTGTGAGCGGCGCGGGCTTGCCGAAGAGCGACACCGATGTTGGCGAGGACTGCGCAccacgctgctgtcgccaaCTTCCGACGCCCTGTGTTGGTGGTGTCTACGGCGAGGGGAGCCGTCAGTGGAGGTGCGAGCGGAGCGACGCGGGGACGCTTGCTTGCTATCCTCAACAACTACGAGAGCGGTGCTTAAAGCACCGTTCGCTGATGTGGCATGACGAGAGGACGAGTGCCGCCTGTGCGGCGTCGAGTGGCAACGAGGACCGGTTGACTCGACAGCTCGTCGGTGGTAgaccccttctccctcgttcTCCCCGTTGGCGTGAGATATGAAcgaggtgcggcggcgtggtGGCTGCGTGCTCTGCCGACGCAGAAGGGGCACTGCATTCTCTGGCGCGTAGCCATACTTGGAGTAACACTTCGGGTCTCGCGAGACATGACTAAGTCCTTCAGGTAGGCTTGacgcgctgttgctgcggtgtGGTCTCTGGTGCGGCGAAGAGTAGCGCTGATGAGACGTCGAACGAGACGTGTGCTCATCTCTCGGCTGCGCGTAGTCCTCCTTCGCGTAGTAGCGCCgacgcgacgacgacggagcCCGGTCGTGATGCCTGGAGCTTGTACGAGCTACAGACATAGTGTACGGGGTAtttgcgcctgtgtgtgtgatggcTCTGTGAGACTACTCTCCGCGTATCGTGAAGAATGCCACTGACGAAATACACTCTCACAACAGAAACAAGATGGTACACCACAACCCTCCCGTAACCCCCGTCAGcggcaccacacacacacacacacccacaaaacaacaaaaaaaataaaaagaaaagcaaaactGGTGAGACGGAATTAGGAGTAAATGACCCCGGGCAGAGCAGAAGGtatgtagagagagagagccagagaggcagagagcaaTAGTGATACCTGAAGAAGAATACCAGAGGGAACAGAggtggaagaagaagagagggagggaggttgAAGAGTAAAACGATATCCGTGACTATGAATGGGGCAGGTCGGTTAAACAATGAAGTAAGAAGTAGAAAGAAATGCAAAacaccgagagagggaaaacaaaggaacacacgcacaggggAAAAATAACTCAAACGATTCGCCGCAAacgcaaaagaaaaggtaCAGGAGCTTGCCAGCGAAATCAAATGCCTTTAGAGAGggtttccctctctcgcgccccgcatatatatatatatatatgcgtgtatgtgcgtgtgtgtgagctagtcgaaagaggagggaagaggatgccagggggtggtggtagtggaaGATAGTGGAGATCGAGGCCAGGTCTGGACGAGGTTGTTTATTTCCGTCTCGTATATATCTCGACTGTCttcacttccccccctctctgcttcttcgCAGCGACAGCCAATAGACGATGTGTACTTGTATGCATGTATGGGTGACTGTGggtgcgagagagcgaagtgTGCTTTGATATTCTTCCATACCAGAGCAAAGGGAAGGCACGCTCACACACAATGTAGCCAGAGGAATAGAGCAACGGGAGAGGAGCAGCCAAGTGGGTGGGGCGGGAGGGGTGGTCGCGCCAATGCCGATATTCGTTCAGGTaagtatgtgcgtgtgtgtgcaaggAATAGAAGTGCCTCCTTTTGGTTTCACCTAAGGACTGAGCGAGTCAACTGGAGCTTGCTTTCACTGTTCATTCCGTAGTTGATCCGCTCGCTtcttgtcgtcgtcgtgccAGACCTGCACAAGTACAAgagcaagcagcagcaacaactgcagaggaggagagagggggcgggtAGGGAGGTTTTTCTGCTTAGGCAAGTCTACTGGCGCGTTTGAGGGGGCAACAGGAGGACCCATGCACGATCACACAAATCCACAAGCCTTTATTCTACCAGCACCCTTGTAGCAGGTGACTGCATGcgtaagagagaggaaggagggaggggaatggagtggagagggagtTGAGGGGTGAATTGAGAGAGGGGGCTAGCGTGGCAGGGAGACGGGCACAGGGAGAGTGACGAGGACACGTATTTTGCGTTACGTGATGAGCAGGAGAGGGCGCGCAGAATGCCGAGGTCATGTGAGGGCACCTCCATGAGAGTTGCCGTATGCTGCCAGTCATTGACCCACAGTTTCGgcttttctctgtctctctttcggTGTGTCGAAGAGAAGGTCCCGTGGTGCAGacgatgcagctgccgtgaCTGACATCGCGATGGGGATCTTCCAGAGTCGTAGAGTAGCAGAAACTGAAGAGAGCACGAAAATGCAGCAGTAGGGTGTAGCAGAACGTAGCCATACACAAGtacatgcacgcacagaggagaCTTAGGAGCCTTCACTCAGCTCAGCATCGCATCGCTGCACGTGCTGCCCCATAAACGTCAGTGGGCCTAGGGGTTTACAGGCGAGTTGAAGTTCGCACTTGATCCGGGCTCGCTGCATCCACTCCACCTCCTTGAGTACGCGCTGGAGTGTGTGACGTACGATGGCCGCATCGCACCTTCTGAGTGACGTAGCGCTGTCTGGCGTCTCTGGTGCCGACCTCAAAACGgcctgcacagctgcagcgatcCGCTTTAGCACCTGGACATCATTGGTAGTAAGGGGAATGCCTTGTGAGGAAGCGAGGCCATCGAGGCAGCCGGCGCTAAGAGGCAGCCCGCTCTGGAAATTGCAACTCCACAGGAGGGAAGGGCACACGCCGAGGAAGTGGAGCGGAAGCAggtccttcagcttctctgcctctgcagaTGCAGTTGTGGCCccagaagggggagaaaaggaggaggaggagggtttGGGCTGCGAGGACGCGATAGGCGATGGACATCCTTTCGAGCCAAGCAGTCCCATGACTGTCAGAGCGATACACAGGCCATGCGGGTCTCCGTCGACCATGACATAGAACTGCAGGGCGGGCCACAAGGCATGAGCACGacgcagccactgccgcgcgGCGACACAAGGGTACCCCTTTGTGCAGAGAAGTACGTACGAGTGCGTCTGCGGAGTGTCGCTCTTCATCATGGACTGCAGTACAGCGTGATGAATACCTTCCTTCTCAATCAACACAAGCTTACATGGGCGGCTCAACGAAATACCGTCACGTGCTGCTTGCCAGCCACTAGCCTCTCGACACCCCACCATACGGGTCGCAAGGGGGTACGTCAGGGTGATGCCCGAAGAGCCGCGCGCGGAGACGTCAATGAGTTCCACTGGATCACGCAGTTCCAGGATAAGTGCGCCGGCCAAGAGACTCTTGCCAGCGGCTGTAATGCCTAGCGACTCGCGCGTGTAGAGCGGTGTCTCGGACGCCACACCTCGAGTTCCCCTCGGCAACTGCGACAGAAGGCGGCGAGGACTTCGAAAGAGCGAGGCCAGAGCAGGTCCTTCGCCATGCTGTTGATGaggaggcacacgcgccacCACTTCTAGCCAGTCGCATAACCGCTTGACACTTGCGTGGGCCGCACGCTGCCCTTGCGGCGCAAAGAGTGGTGGGTTGCGGTAGTATAAGCTACGCTCCGTGCACACGCCGAGGTGTGTTGTGTCGCCGCCTGTCTGTAGGAGCGGGTAAGGCGTCTCTTGCTCACGCcgtgtggcggcgctgtacTGGATTATCTGCAGTACATAGAAGGTCTGGGCGATAGCCTGAAGATGAGAGGCGCGGTAGCCGCTGCGGGTGGGACTCGCTCCCTCTGCACAGAAGTcgcggagaaagaggaggagaagagattCGATGTGTCTCTGCAGCTGTTGGCGATACGGCGCGCGGTGGCAGTTGTAGGACGTGGGCGCAGTGGACATCGTGGTGTCTATCCAGGTACATCGACACAGAGGAGAGCAGATGGCGAGAGGAGACAGAGGTGAAGGGAGtgatggggagagggaaaataGCGTATCA is from Leishmania panamensis strain MHOM/PA/94/PSC-1 chromosome 35 sequence and encodes:
- a CDS encoding Spo11/DNA topoisomerase VI, subunit A, putative (TriTrypDB/GeneDB-style sysID: LpmP.35.2850) — protein: MSDTLFSLSPSLPSPLSPLAICSPLCRCTWIDTTMSTAPTSYNCHRAPYRQQLQRHIESLLLLFLRDFCAEGASPTRSGYRASHLQAIAQTFYVLQIIQYSAATRREQETPYPLLQTGGDTTHLGVCTERSLYYRNPPLFAPQGQRAAHASVKRLCDWLEVVARVPPHQQHGEGPALASLFRSPRRLLSQLPRGTRGVASETPLYTRESLGITAAGKSLLAGALILELRDPVELIDVSARGSSGITLTYPLATRMVGCREASGWQAARDGISLSRPCKLVLIEKEGIHHAVLQSMMKSDTPQTHSYVLLCTKGYPCVAARQWLRRAHALWPALQFYVMVDGDPHGLCIALTVMGLLGSKGCPSPIASSQPKPSSSSFSPPSGATTASAEAEKLKDLLPLHFLGVCPSLLWSCNFQSGLPLSAGCLDGLASSQGIPLTTNDVQVLKRIAAAVQAVLRSAPETPDSATSLRRCDAAIVRHTLQRVLKEVEWMQRARIKCELQLACKPLGPLTFMGQHVQRCDAELSEGS
- a CDS encoding hypothetical protein (TriTrypDB/GeneDB-style sysID: LpmP.35.2840) — protein: MSVARTSSRHHDRAPSSSRRRYYAKEDYAQPRDEHTSRSTSHQRYSSPHQRPHRSNSASSLPEGLSHVSRDPKCYSKYGYAPENAVPLLRRQSTQPPRRRTSFISHANGENEGEGVYHRRAVESTGPRCHSTPHRRHSSSRHATSANGALSTALVVVEDSKQASPRRSARTSTDGSPRRRHHQHRASEVGDSSVVRSPRQHRCRSSASPRRSHRPTGSPIRPERHHSSSYELRHASTKPHARSSQGSPRRHRHSDTTSSTAPAPTIVAKHRQDTLRHSSPRQAGVTAKGEATPHRTHRYSRAKGGSSAVKDDRSPRRHASAHRSRSSRTESQHHSEKRHRHHRTSTPDSAGEASHRSRHTPFFRPSSEDLYAVPPPPTGSTYLRPTANSHTAGHPRSGSHIEVISVNSTRLESTNGWSHPHPNAPHPSRRSHEDDPPVVIPSPRGQQIMQRIDSTRHWIQKMKEELKDREHEFQRVDVARKRAARHSARREPSNLASHAESARRHRTSSTGSRRHTRGETHAAVPPPVGAASQAISRQHTHEAFPSVASSNGSRRVSEQQAPPKHEKRHHNSRSSVKAPPPPPVTAPRTPTSDPDPQKTLMDTVSSSREGGFDYPIFSFMSFLDGNTFDSTASLCQYNVNLAESLSDEHLDILRAAVFNHNEEAFAELLYGDDVEAEIGGAAASLGHSENSVVQHELAVLQQAAVRRFNDKCTKALKRLLSAEGGLAKAVQVAASQLEHQAYQVDECLVVAP